Proteins co-encoded in one Papaver somniferum cultivar HN1 chromosome 5, ASM357369v1, whole genome shotgun sequence genomic window:
- the LOC113283793 gene encoding pentatricopeptide repeat-containing protein At1g62670, mitochondrial-like codes for MILLLRKEIDLGFSLFGGILKRGYDPDVIVFNSLIKGLCLEGKIQSAVKLFDKMIERGVQPDIVTCGTIITGLCRVGELDNALHLLRNMAKWNCKANTVAYNVIMDALCKRRLVDEALNLFSEMVDDDKIVPDVILFNTLITGLCNSDRLTEAVRLFDSMSNQGVSANSCTYNALIHGLCSSDMLSEAVSVFNSMPSQGVSADSFTYNSLIHGLGRRGLWKETIRYYDEMVGTGISPTVVTFNVLIDCLIKEGRMEDASNIFDAMIKFNKEPDVYTYNSMILGLCSSGKLEEAHRLFNSMTDKDLEQNVYSFNLLINGYCKRSRLDEAIQLSKEMQKKGLKPNKITYNTLIDGLCKAGEVRTAESMLVEMQSHGVSPDIFTYNSLVNGFYRAGNIEKARQLFYEIPNKGLVADVVTYTTMINCLFKEGMFIEAEKLIIEMKNKGCIPDATAYDTIIKGYREGNCVARALDLLKEMRGRKMLLNNSSKSLLISFLSPEQLKNLDFPERSS; via the exons ATGATTCTCCTCCTACGAAAG GAAATTGATCTTGGGTTTAGTTTGTTTGGTGGGATTTTAAAGAGGGGTTATGATCCGGATGTAATTGTGTTTAATAGTTTGATTAAGGGTTTGTGTTTGGAAGGGAAGATTCAGTCTGCCGTTAAACTGTTTGACAAAATGATTGAAAGGGGAGTTCAGCCAGATATCGTCACATGTGGTACCATAATAACTGGGCTTTGTAGAGTTGGTGAATTAGACAATGCTCTTCACTTGCTGAGGAACATGGCTAAATGGAATTGCAAGGCTAATACGGTTGCGTATAATGTGATTATGGATGCTTTGTGCAAAAGACGATTAGTTGATGAGGCTCTGAATCTCTTTTCTGAAATGGTAGATGATGATAAGATTGTTCCGGATGTTATTTTGTTCAACACTCTGATTACCGGGCTATGCAATTCTGACAGGTTAACTGAGGCGGTCAGACTCTTCGATAGCATGTCTAATCAAGGAGTTTCTGCGAATTCGTGTACTTACAATGCACTAATTCATGGACTTTGCAGTTCTGACATGTTAAGTGAAGCAGTTAGCGTCTTCAATAGCATGCCCAGTCAAGGGGTTTCTGCTGATTCATTTACCTATAATTCTCTAATTCATGGATTGGGCAGGCGCGGGTTATGGAAGGAAACAATCAGATATTATGATGAAATGGTGGGTACTGGGATTTCGCCCACTGTAGTTACTTTTAATGTATTAATAGATTGTCTGATCAAAGAAGGAAGGATGGAAGACGCTTCCAACATATTTGATGCGATGATTAAGTTCAACAAAGAACCTGATGTATATACTTATAACTCCATGATTCTTGGTCTGTGTTCATCAGGTAAGTTAGAGGAGGCACACAGATTGTTTAACTCAATGACGGATAAGGACCTCGAACAAAATGTTTACAGCTTCAATCTGTTGATTAATGGATACTGCAAGAGGTCTAGGTTGGATGAAGCCATTCAACTGTCCAAGGAAATGCAAAAGAAGGGATTAAAACCCAATAAAATCACCTATAATACGCTAATAGATGGACTATGCAAGGCTGGAGAAGTTAGAACGGCAGAGAGCATGTTagttgagatgcaatctcatggGGTATCTCCGGATATATTCACATATAATTCGCTTGTGAATGGTTTCTACAGAGCTGGAAACATTGAGAAGGCAAGACAATTGTTTTATGAAATCCCCAACAAAGGATTAGTTGCAGATGTTGTAACATATACCACCATGATCAATTGTCTGTTCAAAGAAGGGATGTTTATTGAAGCTGAAAAACTGATCAttgaaatgaaaaataaagggTGTATACCTGATGCCACTGCGTATGATACCATTATTAAGGGTTATCGTGAGGGAAACTGTGTTGCAAGAGCATTAGACTTACTCAAAGAAATGCGCGGAAGGAAAATGTTACTGAATAATTCCAGTAAATCTCTGTTAATCAGTTTCCTGTCTCCAGAACAACTCAAGAACTTGGATTTTCCTGAAAGGTCATCATGA